Proteins from a genomic interval of Toxoplasma gondii ME49 chromosome Ia, whole genome shotgun sequence:
- a CDS encoding hypothetical protein (encoded by transcript TGME49_292960~Signal peptide predicted by SignalP 2.0 HMM (probability 0.998) with cleavage site probability 0.179 at residue 43~Predicted trans-membrane domain (TMHMM2.0):9-29:395-418:437-460:466-489:513-536), giving the protein MGAAWSFRKFRALVCVTWSTLWWVALLLSSTTSLRFSWHICWTAGLTARATGTLAPTVTEGLAQFDPNFPGRASHKRLARSAVSSRHELLHEQLQGNAYRGAFHEVSAAGKDHTPPLVPEQLTGVGYFSSFLTNSTAATTPDVSTTNSPYVAPWPLGTWLPQPASPAGPLSNLPLPHLPEVPLVPYVNTTAIQSPIATRIANALPFVNALPPPPLAPLPTTVVSNVPQTPASQEPVVTPTFSPSVPLQQSQVFQPKTGVPLATTSTPQSTMVTQPSVNQLLSGGTVATSSATRGVVPQDSAAVSIPPVAPLTAVPISSESQVRATLPTHTDDGTGSIAPESQPEETDDTEEYDVPTSDASTSSDNGSARESVTQLAPAEDSLQSPNSFCFDQCTCVPIILGGTAILLVSGVSVLAETILMSQLFSKGFFSKNFFRGGGWVILLASSIGLLSGGLLGGLVSQCWTSALFAGGGFMSFAVSFVLVGTRGAWIGGFGGSVAGGTIGGLASTTTSAVTIGLIFGLLAGIVIGFAPILSGIEMNARYIRWRTRAHRLGSTRTHTDDHRQSISSSSMTADDPRDSSDKRDGASARGSILSLEGISTRRSSSASVTGDQVVDASRDNIVIAK; this is encoded by the exons ATGGGGGCAGCCTGGTCTTTCCGAAAGTTCAGGGCATTGGTCTGCGTCACTTGGTCAACTCTGTGGTGggttgctcttcttctgtcatCGACGACTTCCCTGCGTTTCTCATGGCACATTTGCTGGACTGCTGGTCTTACTGCCCGCGCCACTGGAACGTTGGCGCCGACGGTCACCGAGGGACTGGCTCAATTTGATCCAAATTTTCCTGGCCGGGCAAGCCACAAGCGCTTGGCAAGGAGTGCAGTATCTTCACGTCACGAGTTGTTGCATGAGCAGTTACAGGGGAATGCTTACCGAGGCGCGTTCCATGAAGTGTCAGCGGCTGGCAAGGATCACACTCCCCCCCTCGTACCGGAGCAACTGACCGGCGTTGGCtacttttcatctttcctcACAAATTCGACGGCTGCGACAACACCGGATGTGTCAACGACAAATAGTCCGTACGTAGCGCCGTGGCCGCTGGGAACATGGCTGCCGCAACCAGCCTCTCCTGCCGGTCCTCTTTCTAACCTCCCCCTGCCACACCTGCCAGAGGTACCACTTGTGCCGTATGTGAACACAACAGCCATTCAGTCTCCTATTGCTACAAGGATTGCGAATGCTTTGCCCTTCGTCAACGCCCTGCCTCCACCGCCACTTGCCCCATTACCAACAACCGTGGTTAGCAACGTGCCACAGACACCAGCCTCACAAGAACCTGTGGTGACGCCTACGTTTTCTCCATCTGTGCCTCTACAGCAGTCACAGGTTTTCCAGCCGAAAACTGGGGTTCCTCTTGCGACTACCTCAACACCTCAGTCAACGATGGTGACTCAACCCAGTGTGAATCAGCTTCTCTCAGGTGGTACCGTCGCCACTTCATCAGCGACGCGTGGTGTGGTGCCACAAGATTCGGCCGCAGTTTCAATACCACCTGTTGCTCCTCTGACCG cagttCCCATTTCATCCGAAAGTCAAGTCCGAGCGACGCTTCCAACACACACTGACGACGGAACCGGTAGCATAGCCCCAGAAAGCCAaccagaagaaacagatgaCACAGAGGAGTATGACGTCCCAACGTCCGACGCCAGCACGTCGTCAGACAACGGAAGTGCGAGGGAAAGTGTAACTCAACTTGCTCCGGCGGAGGATTCACTACAGTCA CCTAACAGCTTTTGCTTCGACCAATGCACGTGCGTACCAATCATTCTCGGAGGCACAGCTATTTTGCTCGTTAGCGGTGTTTCCGTCCTGGCGGAAACAATTCTCATGTCTCAGTTGTTTTCCAAG GGTTTTTTTTCCAAAAACTTCTTTCGCGGTGGTGGCTGGGTGATATTGTTGGCGTCGAGCATTG GCCTATTATCTGGAGGTTTGCTTGGCGGACTCGTTAGTCAGTGCTGGACAAGCGCACTTTTTGCTGGAGGAGGTTTTATGTCGTTTGCCGTCTCCTTTGTACTGGTGGGAACGCGAGGGGCCTGGATTGGCGGATTCGGCGGATCCGTCGCAGGTGGCACTATTGGCGGACTCGCAAGCACAACCACTTCAGCTGTAACCA TCGGCCTTATCTTTGGACTACTCGCTGGCATCGTGATTGGCTTCGCCCCCATACTGTCAGGAATTGAGATGAATGCCCGCTACATCAGATGGCGAACGCGAGCGCA CAGGTTGGGGTCCACCCGGACTCACACAGACGACCACAGACAGAGCATTTCCAGTTCCTCTATGACAGCCGATGACCCCAGAGACTCCTCAGACAAACGTGATGGGGCCTCCGCGCGGGGGTCAATTCTTTCCTTGGAGGGTATCAGCACACGAAGATCCTCGTCTGCGAGTGTAACGGGTGACCAAGTCGTCGACGCTTCCAGGGACAATATAGTGATTGCGAAATAA